CAGGAACGTGTCGGTCGACGGGTCGAGTACCAGGCTGGTCCCGGTGAACCCGGTGTGGCCCGCCGTACGCGGGGTGGCCATCGCGCCCATGTACCAGTGCTGGTAGAGCTCGAAGCCGAGGCCGTGTTCATCGCCCGGGAACGCGGTGTTGAAGTCGGTGAAGAGGAGGTCGACGGAGTCCTCGGAGAGGATGCGGGAGTGGCCGTAGACGCCGCCGTTGAGGAGGGCGCGGGCCAGGACCGCCAGGTCCCAGGCGCAGGAGAACACCCGGCGTGGCCGGCCACCCCGTCGAAGCTGTAGGCGTTCTCGTCGTGCACCTCGCCCCAGACCAGGCCGCGGTCCAGACCGGACCACGGCGGCCGGGCGTCCTCGGTGGCCGCGATTTTCGGCTTCCAGGAGGCGGGCGGGTTGTAGCGCGTGCGGTGCATCCCGAGCGGAGCGGTGATCTCGTCGTGGACAGGACATCCAGCGTGCGGCCGGTGATCCGCTCCAGGATCAGTTGCAGCGAGATCAGGTTGAGGTCGGAGTAGAGGTAGGCGCTGCCGGGGGCGCTCGCCGGGACCTCGTCCCAGAGCATCCGGAGCTTCCCCTCCCGGGTCGGCTCCTGGTGGAGCGGGATCCAG
This DNA window, taken from Streptomyces griseus subsp. griseus, encodes the following:
- a CDS encoding serine hydrolase domain-containing protein, encoding LADSPTTPGTRGRCCWPGGAARWRCTGRSARRCGTRRTTRRRTPGWSSRRSSRSRWRGHRLRPASISKLFTSILAVQRIERGALELEATVASYLPEFAGGGKQDITVRQLLTHTSGFRAWIPLHQEPTREGKLRMLWDEVPASAPGSAYLYSDLNLISLQLILERITGRTLDVLSTTRSPLRSGCTARATTRPPPGSRKSRPPRTPGRRGPVWTAAWSGARCTTRTPTASTGWPATPGVLLRLGPGGPGPRPPQRRRLRPLPHPLRGLRRPPLHRLQHRVPGR